The following coding sequences are from one Pseudonocardia sp. EC080619-01 window:
- a CDS encoding DUF1059 domain-containing protein, which produces MLRQVSCECGYQVRENDEATVVRTVERHVRDSHPELVEQVTPDVIRGWIELVP; this is translated from the coding sequence ATGCTCCGTCAGGTCAGCTGTGAATGCGGATACCAGGTCCGCGAGAACGACGAAGCGACCGTGGTACGAACGGTCGAACGCCACGTCCGCGACAGCCATCCCGAACTCGTCGAGCAGGTCACGCCCGACGTCATCCGGGGATGGATCGAACTCGTCCCGTGA